The Chryseobacterium indologenes genomic sequence ACCTCCAAGCCAAAGAAGCTGACCAAACAGGACTACTGCGGACAGTTCTTTAAAATTCCGAACAGTACTGCAAGTAGGGGGAAATCGGTCTATGTACGGCAGGAACACCACGAAACATTTAACAAGCTGACAAGTATTATGGGTATCGACAAGTTGACAATTTATGCCTATCTGGACAACATTATCGAATACCACTTTCAGGAGTTCGCGGATTTGATTAGCGAAATCTACAACGATAAGCACAAACCGTTGTTTTGATTGTGGTGCGGTCTCGGGCGTGGTGCGTTGCTCCCTCTTAAAATTATTTTTCAAAACAAAAAAACAGAAAAAAAGAAAGCCATTCAATCAAGTCGGACAAGCGGAAAACCAAAAGGAAACGGAATAAATCCCGAAGGGTGGCAGGGCAATCACACAACAACTGGGCGAAGCCACCATATTTGCACTGCCATTATGCCGTAGTCTTTTGGTTGGGTGGTGCGGTGGCTGTCCGACTTACATTTGCTACCTTTTTGTTCATTTTTTAATCCATTCCAATCAAAGAAAGGATACAAAAAACACGTAAAGGTTAAGGACAGGTTGTTTTTGGTATGCTTTCCTTTATCCGTACAAAACTCTTTAAACGAGTGAGGGCTTTGCGAGGAAAATTTAAAGTGTTTTAAGGATTAATTTCCATTCCTATTTGTGCCAACAGAAGCCAAATACTGCCACGTAATGCCAAATGAAAATAATACATTCTCTTGTGTTCTAAATTGTGGGAAATTTTGAACCTATGGCACAAAAAACAATTACCGAAAAAGAGCGTAAAGAAAACGAGCTATCCGAGAAGAAAAAGAACACTCCTTTGATGCAGGTCGATAAGCATAGCGACCCGATTTCCAATTTCATTACCAACTTTAAACGTCAATTCAAAGATACAAAGGGCTTAGGTCTGGACAAGCTGTTCGGTGGCAAGCGTGTTGAACAACAAAAACAGACTACCGAACCTGAAAGTATAATAGGTGCAACAAAAACGATTATGCTTTCGGATTTCAAAAACGATGAAAAAGTCAGATTGTACAGAAAAACAATAAGCATGCCTTGAAGACAGACAACGCAATCAAACCGCAACAAGCTCTCCAGAAAAACAATAAGCCAAAGTTGGGATTGTAGCCGAGTATTTTACATCTGAACGCCAAACGCTACCTCTGACGGCAACATTGGAACGACCTATGTAAATAGCTTTTATTTTCGAGGTTTAAATGATTCAGATATGGAAATAACAGTTTTAGACATTCAGATTTTAAAAGCATTGCATAGGGAAGTAAAGGAAGTTTCCAATCTAATTGCGGAAATGACCGCACCCTACAAAGCATTGCAACAGGCAACAAAATGGCTCGACCAACAGGAAGCCTGTCAACTACTGAACATTAGCAAAAGAACTTTGCAGACATACAGGGCAAAGGGCATTCTTGGAGCAACGCAAATCAATCGGAAAACATATTTCAGATTATCCGAAGTGGAATTATTTATGCAGGGAGAGCGACCGTTAAAAAAGCAAAAGAAATGAAACAGATTGGAAATTCAAACGAGGATATGCTTGCTTTGCTCGAAGCTGTGGTAGGCATCAAAAATGAACTGCTGTATATCAGAGAATATTTCCACCCACTTTTGAAAGGGGAAATCTATCTGTCAGGCGAACAGGTTTGCGAGATGCTCCACATTAGC encodes the following:
- a CDS encoding DUF3408 domain-containing protein; amino-acid sequence: MIHEENKNQQPEKEDFSIENFLTDEKKQPLTEQQGATHREDFAKPEVDEEAIMRVMAGEEPEKIATEMEQTKPSANSTKKSTSKPKKLTKQDYCGQFFKIPNSTASRGKSVYVRQEHHETFNKLTSIMGIDKLTIYAYLDNIIEYHFQEFADLISEIYNDKHKPLF
- a CDS encoding helix-turn-helix domain-containing protein — protein: MKQIGNSNEDMLALLEAVVGIKNELLYIREYFHPLLKGEIYLSGEQVCEMLHISKRTLQQYRDDGLIPFIKLERKILFRESDIIKVLEDNYQS
- a CDS encoding helix-turn-helix domain-containing protein, with the translated sequence MEITVLDIQILKALHREVKEVSNLIAEMTAPYKALQQATKWLDQQEACQLLNISKRTLQTYRAKGILGATQINRKTYFRLSEVELFMQGERPLKKQKK